A window of the Oncorhynchus kisutch isolate 150728-3 unplaced genomic scaffold, Okis_V2 Okis02a-Okis13b_hom, whole genome shotgun sequence genome harbors these coding sequences:
- the LOC116359247 gene encoding uncharacterized protein LOC116359247: MMLAVCVTVVLGLLSVSGSQAAPLTCEDLLRPLELSSVTQTLGKWMYIAESSDRPFWEQILYTLLHSAWIEVSVPVGTQNNILDIAQFYGIGIPHQNAFGFGCSRINSNFTLHDNSTWTSVSPIPVTEVLLTTCSDCLLTLEKWDEDGKTYTSLTLYSRRRELTATELDFYKKQVDCLSLPPATFIDPKKDLCRDTTPLLEDQIAKEVENAVELISEIPRMLRNAFEELKNSVYQAFSDIFG; this comes from the exons atgatgctggctgtgtgtgttactgttgtcCTGGGCCTTCTCTCAGTGAGTGGCTCCCAGGCGGCCCCTTTAACCTGTGAGGATCTCCTGAGACCACTGGAGCTGAGCAGTGTCACTCAG ACTCTGGGGAAGTGGATGTATATTGCTGAGAGTTCAGACCGTCCTTTCTGGGAACAAATACTGTATACCTTATTACACAGTGCCTGGATAGAGGTCTCTGTGCCGGTCGGTACCCAGAACAACATTCTCGACATCGCCCAGTTCTATGGCATCGGTATTCCACATCAAAATGCTTTTGGATTCGGATGCTCCAGGATCAACTCTAACTTTACTCTGCATGACAATAGCACATGGACCTCAGTGAGTCCCATCCCTGTTACTGAGGTTCTCCTGACAACGTGCTCAGACTGCCTCCTGACCCTGGAGAAATGGGATGAGGATGGGAAGACCTACACCTCTCTAACGCTCTACAGTAGGAGACGGGAGCTCACTGCTACTGAACTGGACTTCTATAAGAAACAGGTGGATTGTCTCAGTCTGCCACCAGCAACGTTCATCGATCCAAAGAAAGATCTCTGTCGCGACACAACTCCACTCTTAGAAGATCAAATTGCGAAGGAAGTTGAGAATGCAGTTGAACTTATTTCAGAGATTCCAAGAATGCTCAGAAATGCATTTGAAGAATTAAAGAATTCTGTTTATCAGGCATTTTCTGACATTTTCGGGTAA
- the LOC116359248 gene encoding stathmin-2-like: MAKTAIAYKEKMKELSVFSLICSCFYPEARNKLVVCEFEDMEVKPINKRASGQAFEVILKPPSPMSDAAHSIASPPKREVSLEDIQKKLEAAEDRRRSQEAQVLRALAEKREHERDVLLKAMEENNNFSKMAEEKLTMKMEQIKENREAHLAAMMERLQEKERHAAVVRRNKELREELTA, translated from the exons CATACAAAGAGAAGATGAAGGAGCTGTCTGTTTTCTCCCTCATCTGCTCCTGCTTTTATCCAGAGGCACGCAACAAGCTGGTCGTCTGTGAGTTCGAAG ACATGGAGGTGAAGCCAATCAACAAGCGGGCGTCGGGCCAGGCCTTTGAGGTGATTCTGAAGCCCCCCTCCCCGATGTCAGATGCGGCCCACAGCATCGCTTCGCCCCCCAAGAGGGAAGTGTCCCTAGAGGACATCCAGAAGAAATTGGAGGCAGCTGAGGACCGGAGGAGG TCCCAGGAGGCCCAGGTGCtgagggccctggcagagaaGAGGGAGCATGAGAGGGATGTGCTGCTCAAGGCCATGGAAGAGAACAACAACTTCAGCAAAATGGCAGAGGAGAAGCTCACCATGAAGATGGAGCAGATCAAGGAGAACCGGGAGGCCCACCTGGCAGCCATGATGGAACGCCTGCAGGAGAAG GAGAGACACGCAGCCGTGGTGCGCAGGAACAAAGAGCTGAGGGAGGAGCTGACAGCGTGA